Proteins found in one Dermacentor silvarum isolate Dsil-2018 chromosome 8, BIME_Dsil_1.4, whole genome shotgun sequence genomic segment:
- the LOC119461704 gene encoding glycine receptor subunit alpha-1 translates to MQPPIEGGQPIVVNVSVSVLNIRSVDEGRQFVEVDLFLHEYWYDFRLNGRAKNKVIVDPRWYPELWTPEVYFKNSADGRLDKVIFPYAYVTLEPSGHFFLAARVSLKLACNMDLSRFPHDNQFCDMQLSSLVHPREQVILHWKAFRITKNLSLSQFKAIYVGHGDCTKSFDVGTFSCLYGRVELRRRAGYYLINKYAPSTVIVFMSFAAFWMPCEALPARVTLSVTSLLSLVTAQYNAHMPSVSYVVAMNVWMIISILFVFLGLVETALIVACTAKHKKGAERWPKPVLVDWIARALFPAAFLVHSLIYWGVYGRD, encoded by the exons ATGCAGCCGCCCATCGAAGGAG GGCAACCCATCGTGGTGAACGTGTCTGTGTCGGTGCTCAACATCCGTTCGGTGGACGAAGGACGCCAG TTCGTCGAGGTGGACCTTTTTCTACACGAGTACTGGTACGACTTTCGACTCAACGGCCGCGCCAAAAACAAGGTCATCGTGGACCCTCGCTGGTACCCAGAACTGTGGACGCCCGAGGTGTACTTCAAGAACTCGGCCGACGGCCGCCTGGACAAAGTGATCTTCCCGTACGCCTACGTCACGCTCGAGCCGTCCGGCCACTTTTTCCTGGCTGCCCGCGTCTCCCTCAAGCTGGCCTGCAACATGGACCTGAGCAGGTTCCCACATGACAACCAGTTCTGTGACATGCAACTCAGCAGCC TGGTCCACCCTAGGGAGCAGGTGATACTTCACTGGAAGGCCTTCCGCATCACCAAGAACCTGTCTCTGTCGCAGTTCAAGGCTATCTACGTCGGGCACGGCGATTGCACAAAGTCGTTCGACGTCG GCACCTTCAGCTGCCTCTACGGCCGCGTCGAGCTGCGTCGTCGCGCCGGCTACTACCTCATCAACAAGTACGCGCCCAGCACGGTCATCGTGTTCATGTCGTTCGCCGCTTTCTGGATGCCCTGCGAGGCGCTTCCGGCTCGCGTCACACTCAGCGTCACCTCACTGCTCAGCTTGGTGACCGCTCAGTACAATGCGCACATGCCGAGCGTCTCGTACGTGGTGGCCATGAACGTGTGGATGATCATAAGCATTCTGTTCGTGTTCCTGGGCCTGGTCGAGACGGCGCTCATCGTCGCCTGCACGGCGAAGCACAAGAAGGGTGCCGAGCGCTGGCCGAAGCCCGTGCTCGTCGACTGGATCGCCAGGGCTCTGTTCCCCGCTGCGTTCCTCGTGCACTCACTCATCTACTGGGGCGTCTATGGCCGGGACTGA